The Tenrec ecaudatus isolate mTenEca1 chromosome 12, mTenEca1.hap1, whole genome shotgun sequence genomic interval gtgtccggagccatgaggcccggccattacttggaatttattagcctgagctctgggcattcttctaccccagcctacgtgacagagcactgcagctgtaaagcttgagcaaacaaggggtgatgctctttagataagcacccctgtcctgcatccccttgattgggcaaaagatcgtcctcccctatgcttgatttgcgtgtacatgccactcctctgtgtacctaattgaagactgtaagcccttactgactcacgggcagggtgcgctcccctgaactccctgattggcctgttgccaaggtagcctaatctgcatgtgtggCTGAGGCTccgccccttggctggccgttataagctgtgactctgttcattaaaacaggacttgatcaggatattgtcttgtcctcattctccgtgcctcttgtacccccccaattcccactctctcctccaggatccacggtgaatgtcccgcaggacaggacacatgagggagggtaggcaggagagggaggagggaaaatgaggagctgatgtcaagggctcaagtagaaagaaaatgctttgaaaatgatgatggaagcatacatgcaaatgtacttgacacaatggatgaatgtatggattgtaataagagttgtaagagcccccaacaaaagtacgtaattaaaaaaaagaaaatttcaggtTCTGTAGCCATAAGATGTTTTTAGGATGCAAAGCTAATGGtgacggaaaaaaaaaaaacccaaagaggGGACACAGTGAATGATCAGTGGTCCTTTCACATGCCGTAGAGGGCCTTGGTTGGGTAACTGTAAATAGCAGGATGTTGCTGCTTTAAAAATGTCagttagaaaaaaacaaaaaccaaaaaaaaaaatgtcagtTAGTGGCTTAAATCAATAAGTTAAACACTAACCAAATAtaagggagcctggtggtgtaatgaATTATGAGTtgcgctgctaacttcaaggtcggcagttcaaaaccatcagttgctctgtagagaaataggaggcttccaattcccataaagatttagtcttggaaacccacagggaagttctactctgtcctaaagggttgctacgagtcacaaTAGACTCGATCGcagggtatatatatataaaattccaCTCCATGGTGGAAATTCTTTGGACATAACCGAATTTATCAAAATAACAATCTTCGCAAACTCTGAGATGCTGAGGAAAGAGACACATAGGTTTTGGTGCTGAACAGGAGTTTATCATTTCAGTAACATTCACGTATTTGTGAAATGCTCTTTAAGTGTTACAAAGACTGCTCACTGTCCACAGACACTGAACTCAGAGTAAGACAAAGACAGCTCGTGTTCTAGTGACATTTTGGTCTTGAGAAACTTTGGATAATAATCCACTTACTGTGATGTCTGTTTATGTCCCTCCTTTTGTAAAAGGGCAGCAATAACTGGCTTGAGGATCAAATCAACTAATTAATACATGTGAAAGGGTAATGTTTTGGCCTTCTCACAAAGAAATAAGCTGTGGAAAGGTTTAGAACCAATGTtactcctcccacctcccacagTATTTTGGTGTCATGAACATGGTTAGGTAGTTCCCAGCTGTTGTACATAGTaggtctctgagttggaaccaacttgacggcacctaaccaccaccacgtTTAGGGTCTAATTCCTTGATCTGGGATTTTGAAGAGCGCCAAGGGCAGCCTTAAGGCCGACTGAGCCCACACAATGGCATAGTTTACTGGGCAACTGACATACTTGTTTCTGACCCTACGGGATTGATTTAGAAATCTCATCCAAACATCCAGTCTTTATAGCAAGAATTAGTACAACACTCTTGTCCAGCTGGGGTCTAAGTCCAGTCCGCTTCTTTTCCGGCCCAGGCCAAGTTCTGCTGATGTCCTTTGGAAAGTCCCAATGTAGTCTTATTTCAGCCCTCTGTTGGGGTACACTACCTTGTGTTGGAGGCCTTAGTATTTTTTGTGGTATGTTGAGGTGTTTTGTTGCAAAGGTAAACTTTGGCCAAAAGCTTCATCAATTGTAATGAAACATTCTACCTCTGCTGTCTgaggagtcccctggactcacCTCTGTCCCTTCATACAGTGCCCATCCTCGGTTTTACTGTCAAATTTATGTTCAATGggacttttttccccccttcggtTGTTGAAATTTCCAGCACTAATCTGCCTTGAAaatacaccccccacccccaggctacCGATTCTTGAATGCAAAAGGCCATGAGAAATGTTCCCTGACTAGAGCAGCTTAGGGTTTATGGACTAATTCTCATCTACTGTTGGGGGGACATAAACAGAAGAGGCTCACTTCTGGGGTTACATGAACTCACTTTATGACTTTTCTGAATCTCAGTGTTTGGATTCTTAAGTCTTGAAACCACTTCAGCTTTGACTCAAAGCCTATGAAATCTTATCCTCTCTcaggggaaaaagagaaggacGTTTTTCCAAGCTGGTGCTGTGtttcagtgcaggtgagggagcaGGGGACTGCACTCCCACCTCAGCTGCCTAGCTACTTCAGCGGTGCCTTCAAGATGAAGAGCAGAATGGACGCCAAGGAGCGGAAGCAGACCCCTCACACAGCTCTCTATGGCCTACGACAGTTTATAGTATGAAAATCTGGTTTTGGTCAAACACAGCGGTAGTCATAGAAACTAAGCCACTTTATGTTCCTTTTAGAATAAGGTGTAGAATACATTTCAAATCATGAATTTCAAATCATGAATTATTCGGTCCAGAGAGCACTTCGTAATTGTGTACAGGCTTTCCGGGGCCTTATTCAATATGGTGCCACGGCCCACTGCTGGGCTCTCCCTCACCTCTCCTTCTCTTTGCTCCCTGCTCACCACTCACAATGGGGCGGGAGGCTTGGGGGCTCTTAGCCTCTGGTCATTGTTAAATGAACTTATTTCTGTTTATATCTTTAGCATAAATAACCacttagctttaaaaaaaaatctacgcTTGCGACAGGGAAATTTAAATCTAAAGGATAACAGGATAGAAGAGTCGATTTCTCTGaataaatgtttcaaaaattCATCATTATGACCCTAAAACTCCTCTAAGACTGCTCACGGGATCTCAGGACTCACTGGATGGAAATAATGCAAACTCTctgaataataaaaaatatcacCACAGCCTATCACATTGTTTCTCAAATGATGATACACAATATCTTAAGTGTTACAATGATGAATATTTAATTTACAACTGTACATATATTAGAACAGATATAATTAGCATATGAAACAAATGATTTCagtaaataataatttttaggaAAAGGCTAAAAATCCCAAGTTCCTTTAAGGAAAAACATTAATAACTAACATCATCAAAGGGGTAAAGGCAGAAAACTGATTGACATTTGAGTAACACTGCTTATTCATGTTTATTTCAAATTTCTATGACTAGTTATATAACAGCATGGCCTTGATAAATCAACATTTACACAGTTTAAAAGCTTTATATCATAACGCTAAAGGTGATTAATTACAGACAAATTAGCTTTAAGTTTTGGAAAATTATTTCTAACATCATCTTGCTTGCAAATTATCTTTATCATTTTTAACTCTTtggtgtgggaaactgaggacgcAGCCAAATTCTCCATGCTCATAATTAAGAGTCTTGAAGGCCAACTCTAGTGGCCTTCACAGTTGTGAGATAGAGATGACTCCCAGCCACATTCTCCATACTAAAAATCACCCCGTTATACCCCCATCATAGTGCTACTTTAAAGATGCCCGTTAGAAGCACATGGCTGCTCTCTCTGCCGCCAAAAGCTGTCTCTAAGAACAAACAAGTCCTATTGTTCTGCTCGCTTAGAGGGTCGTTGACTCCCCTCTGCCTGCCCTCAGTACTGGTCTTGGGTTGATCCCCCAAAACGAGCTGAGGGACATCTGGGTTAAGACACTTTCCACCTTGTTACATGTGTGATTGACAGGTCCTGCATACATAGTCTTAGGGATAAGACTATGTAAGTCTGTTGGAGAATACAATAGGTCTCTTTCTTGTTCCTGACTTCTGGAAAGGTGAGCACCCTGCACACTTTGTCTGGTTTCCCTCAACTGCACaagcagctgttcctcaggactcTTTGGGTCTTGAAGCTGGACCTCACACTTCAGGGGCTATAACATATTAATAGTTTAATGTCTAAGTTTATTTGGCTTTGATGGGCTCATTTACAAGCTTTCTCTTCATGAATATGATCATGAATGGGAAGAAAAGGCCTGACTGAAAAATGTCCGGCATTTAATAGACTCATATGACTGTCCCACCAGGAGTCAGGTGCTGCTGAAAAAGGGAAGAAGGTGGCTTACGGCTTTCTCACATTTATTGTATGCACCTAATTTCTCCAGAAAATGGATTTTCCTGTGCTGATTAAGGTGTGCACTCTGgctgaaggctttcccacactcaTTGCACTGATAGGGCTTCTCTCCTGTGTGAGTCCTTTCATGCTGATTAAGGTGTGTCTTCTGACTGAAGGCTTTCCCACAAAAACTATATTcataaggtttctctccagtgtgaagTCTATGATGCTCAGTAAGGGATGTGATGCGGCTGAAGGCTTTACCACACTGATTGCACTGATAGGGCTTCTCTCCTGTGTGAATTCAGATGTTGCGTAAATGATGAATGTTGTCggaaagctttcccacattcattgcaGATAAAGGGTTTTTCACCTGTGTGGATTCTCTGATGTTGGATCAGATGTATCCTCTGGCCGAACCTCTTCCCACAGTCATCACACTTATAGGGCTTCTCTCCTGCCAGGGTTATTTGAGGTGGAGTTAGAGATGAGTTGCAATGGAGGGCCTTCCCACATTCCCTGGGCTTTTCTGCAGTGAAACTATGACTAGTtggaagatggtgatggaaggttTTCTCACATTTCCTATATTCACAGGGATTCTCCCTGACATAATTTCCCTGATAGTATATCACATTGGGATTAGGTTTAATCCTATTTACTTGGGTTTCAGAAGGGATTTGTTGATGCATACTACAGTTTGAATTCAGGTTATAGTTTCCCCCAAGTTTATTACATTCAAGGCTTCTCTCCTGAGTGAGCtttctgtgggtgaaagatggcTGTTCCAGATGTCTCTGCTGGTTTCCTTGATCCAGCTCTAGATAGTAATCAAAATCCCAGAGTCCTCCCAAGATCGAGAGCCAGAATCTGTCTCCTGTTAGTCTCTCCATTATGTTATGGGTCTGCTTTTCATCAGTAACATTCTGGTTTGATGCAGGTCTATGCTCCCCATCTGAAAACAAAAATCAGAACGTGCAAATAATTCCTatgctttgaaaaagaaatgaaTGCATAATGAGCTACCACATAAAACTGACAGTCAAGCAGATGTGGCATCTGTAGAAGTGGCAGTTTCCAAAGACAACTCAAAACAAAGGCAAAAACTACAACAGGAATAAAAGGAGCAGTGACCAGGGAAAAGCTGTAAAATATGTTATGATCATAAAAGCAATAGCTCATCCAGGAACACTCACTGTTGAAAGGAGATGAATAAGGGATATTAGAGAAAGGTCTGAGTTTAGAGGTGGCAGAGATTAAAAAACACTCTCTTTTGAGAAGTTAACAGTTCAGAGACCAGGTTCTTTTAACCTAATCTATGGATTATTCTACTATAAAGCCTgctatttgtttatttaaaaaatacttctaCCAAAGTGATAactatatataggtataaatatacatatgtatatatgtaattacataaatatataaagataagtgtatttgtgtatgtatatagcaaggaagcagatggatctTTGGAGCTctattaaatcttacctcagtagaagaatggcttgttctaataatgtggcactgtatgatactcactttcccaacacgatctctgaagacaaaatgagtgtaatATCGTAATAGGGATTCCTGTGGGGTAGGATGGAAGATGGAGGGGATacgggggaactgatatcaaggagctcaagaagaaagaacatgtgttgaagctgacagtgccaccaatctacaattatgcttgatctaactgaattatagattgttataatatctgcaagagttcccaataaaatgatttaacaaaattCTTCCtacttttaatcttttatttaaaatgataaaactACTACTTGCCTGGAAGTGGAAATCAGGACATTCACTCTCCAGAAATATGGCAGCTGGGCCAACATGCTCATGCCTATTTTCCTTCCTTCTCATATCTACCTTCTTGAGGTTAAACTCCAGCTGGTGGTTGGCATGTCTGCCATCAACTACCAGGAGTGACTCTGCTGTACAGGAGAGACCCACTCACTAGGGATAGCCTAATGCACACTCAGCTCTTCCATCACAGTGGCTCCCCTATACCCCAGGGTCTACATTATGGACTGAGCATTGACGATAAGAGAGcaaggcccttaaggagatggatggacaccgtggttgcaacaaaggactcaggcataggaaccattgtgaggatggtccagggcttggtagtgtttccttctgttgtgcataaggttgttatgggttggaacccactcgatggcatggATTCAAGGGAGCTCTAAGAAGCAAGACAAGCTGTTGGGTTAGCAACTGctagactgctaactacaagatcagtagttcaaactcaccagttgcttcttgggagaaagatgaggctgtctgctcctgtaaatgtttacagagcctcagaaatcctacagagggtcaccatgagttggaatgaacttgacagcAATTGGCTTGGTTTTCTTATGTAATCTAGGCTCCTTGATGTGAGCAGATGTGACTATTGGTGCCCTCAAGAGGAGGGGGCGTGCCTCACACCTACACAAAAAGTCACTTTAAATGTCAATGCTAAAGTCATGTCCAAAACACATCGTATAGTCATAGGCTGTAGGATCTAGTATTCAGTGAAAGATTATTATATGTAATATAAAAGCCTGGGCAGCAAAAGACAAGATAGATACATGTAACTTctactaatataaaattacatactATGTACATCTAAGGATTTTATCAACAAGGTGAAAACAAAACCTACAAAGTGATTGGGAAAACATTTTCTAGAATCATGTATTAGATGAGGGCATAATagccaaatatatatatgtaagttccacagtaaaacaaaatacaactcAATAAAAAAATGGACCAAGGACTTGAACAGGTGGCTCATCAAGTTGGAAATGATCaacaagcagtcaagagatgctcAACATCATGCATCACCACATCATCCATTactgctgagtcaattccaacatggAATGTTCCAACTCTTCATGGTGTCTGACActgcaaatctttctgggagcaggtaGCTTCACCCTcatcctgcagagtggctagtaaGCTTTGACtgctcaccttttggttagctgccaagctcttaaaccactgcaccaccaggttctCATTAGGGAGATGCAAAACAATACCACAGTGAGTCTGTCACCTCACTTCCATTAGGATGGCAATGATAGAAAAATAccaaaagcaacaagtgttggtgaGGGTACGTAGAAATTAGAATACTGCTGGTGGGGATGTAAaatggggcagccactgtgtaaaaCAGCTTGGCAGCTCCTCGGAAAGTTGAACAGAGGTTACCTTTTGACCTAGCCATTACAAGCCTGACCCAGAAGAAGTGAAGGGCAGAGATGCGAGTGGAAACTGTACACCAGGGTTCATGGCAGCACCTTTCACAATGGCAAATACCCAtccaaaaatgaaatgtaaacaAAATGTGAATCAGTCATGTGATGGAACATTATGCAGTCATAAACAGAAATCCAACTCTGTGCAAGAAAACATTATGCCGAATGAAATacatcagtcacaaaaggacaagtactgtaGGACTTCACTACATGAAATAAGAAGATATGCAAAAACCAAAGGTTACTAATTATTACCAGGATGGGCGGTGGGGAAggcactgagtttctgttagtGATGGTGGAATATTTTGGATGAGAACAGCAATAAAGGTAGCACTATGTGAGAATATGATTAATGTCATTGAATTGTAAATGTGGAGGTTGTACTGGCAGATGTTTTGTGTGAACATTTTCATACAGTATAAAAGACAGATATGAGAGAGGATGAGGGATTTTTCTGTAAACAAAATGGCATGTGGAGATTTGCAATATCAAAGTATCTCTGGGTCTTCAAACCAAAGGCCTTCGTATTGTGTCATTTTTCAGATGATTGTAAAATTTTTGTATTGTGCAATTTTTCAGATGActgtataatttttaaattgtataaCTATGTATTATGTAATTTTTCAGATGATTAACATACATAGTTGTCATTCGCTCAGAGAAAAATCAGCTATTTCTACGACAGAACCAAAAACGTGAATTTACTTTTTTTAAGAAGGCTTAAGTATTCCCTAAATTCTAGAGGAAGCTTTTGGGAACGCAGTTGAGTATCTCAAAAGTGACGACTTTCAGTGACCTGACGAGGTGCACATGCTCATTTCTCACC includes:
- the ZNF713 gene encoding LOW QUALITY PROTEIN: zinc finger protein 713 (The sequence of the model RefSeq protein was modified relative to this genomic sequence to represent the inferred CDS: inserted 2 bases in 1 codon) — encoded protein: MPAQNAGLSQEEKKMDAGIQKVRSQGSVTFQDVAVDFTREEWEQLDPPQKSLYRDVTLENYRNLAALGHQLDKPKVITQLEQEERWGMESKNPLDAHQDGEHRPASNQNVTDEKQTHNIMERLTGDRFWLSILGGLWDFDYYLELDQGNQQRHLEQPSFTHRKLTQERSLECNKLGGNYNLNSNCSMHQQIPSETQVNRIKPNPNVIYYQGNYVRENPCEYRKCEKTFHHHLPTSHSFTAEKPRECGKALHCNSSLTPPQITLAGEKPYKCDDCGKRFGQRIHLIQHQRIHTGEKPFICNECGKAFRQHSSFTQHLXIHTGEKPYQCNQCGKAFSRITSLTEHHRLHTGEKPYEYSFCGKAFSQKTHLNQHERTHTGEKPYQCNECGKAFSQSAHLNQHRKIHFLEKLGAYNKCEKAVSHLLPFFSST